In Planococcus citri chromosome 4, ihPlaCitr1.1, whole genome shotgun sequence, the genomic window actttttgaaaatttcgcatcAATTAAGGTATTCCGAAAATTAACTTCAAAACAgaaagaagttcaaaaaaaatcacaaatcacgaattattaaaaaaaaaaaaaagattcacgTATTACTGGGGCATAAGTTGGgacaaaaattgcccaaaaaggATGATATGGTGGGGGTGGTGCGGAGGAAGTACCtgctcatttatttatttatttattcaacacGTGCGAATTaaagagtaggtatttttccgaTTGAGATCTTACCGAAGTCATTTCATTAGCTGTGCTTTCGTTGATTTCTCCACTTCCGAAGTAACGAGTCCGGATAGTTCGTGAAATGTAATTTAAATGTTTTACTTTGGTATCCCAAAGATATTGCATTGTTATTGGAAACAAAATCTCAGAATAATCGTTTATTTCAGCAGCCAATTCACCGTCGTTATCCAAGTACCCTGCGCACATTatcaaaatatacttacataaaTCGATTTTCTTGTCTTATGGAAGCCAATGTAGAACAACACATTATTAAGTATACAGATACAGGCACTTACGAGCCGCTTTGAAAGCTGCTTCTCCTGTAGTCATTCCAATCATCCAAGGTACATATATCGCTGATTGGATACCGTGCATTATTTGGCATCTCAGTTAGAAACGCTTGCTCAGCATTTTTATCTTCGATTGTAGGCCTGAATACGGCATCTGGGTCTAAATCCCAAACCTAAGAATAAAGAATGGCAGGTACTTGATAGGtttgttcaaaataattgaataatatgAATACATAAGTGACAATTTACTAACATACATCTGCTCTGGCACCAGTGTAGTTGTATTTGGATCCATGTTCATAAAACACTCGTACATATCTTGAGAGGAATTCACACTCGGGCAGCCGGCTTTAATAGCGAATTCTTTGGTGATCGCTCGAGCTACATCGGGACCGAAAAATCCCGTGGGGCAGCATCCTACTCCGCTTTGAATGATGACTTTGTGAAATAAACCTATGCAGGGAAATACAATGTATAGTGGGTACATTAGCATAAAAATAGTCGCAAAgacagaaattcatttttaaaaaaaagttcaattgaaCTGGTactctccaatttgaacggaACCAAGCTAGATCAAGAGAACATATTATCCTAAAACGAAAACTCCTCAtgtataaccaaaatttcacgtgctaaagtccatttttggatttttttttaattttaaaaattcaaaaatacctactgttTCAAGgacaattttaaaactttttcatgaaatgtgatattttttgagcaataaaatGAACCTAATGTAAATAATTCCTTCTATTTAACTCCCACACAAGAACAAACACTAGTTTTGGCCTTTGGGTTGCTCTTGAGCCTCCAGCTTTCATCcagtgatttttcagttttctccgAAAACATTTAATAAATCACTGTGGAGaggctaaaaatgaactttgaatgaCCAAGAGTGTGTCCAATAAGTATCAGCCAACCCAAGTTTTGGATGCTAAGATTGATTTTGGcccttccagagcgatttgaagctcttggaaaaaattgaaaaattgctggaatcTGCATTGACTTAAAattagtaggtatgtactagtTTCAAGTCAATGCTCGTATTTAAATCATGTGAAGTGCCACTTTCTTTTAATGACATGTACCTATACATACGTTCAATAGAAGTATTCGACCATAACCCAAACTAACATCGCGATACGAAGACATTATACATAATTTTAACAATGGGTTCTTAAACCTCGATgctagaaaaattttccaagaaattttcaTCTAGTAGATAACTGATAAGCATTTCGTAAAAAAGATTAGGTACCCTACCAACGTACTTCTTTTCTGTTGAACAACATTACTAAAATGGCGTCACTTTAGCGGAAAAAGTCAGTAAATACTTGCATAAAACTTAGCTACATATTCactagaattttttccaattagaactttttttgtgaAGCTATTAGctacaaaaaacttgaaaatgtcaaCATATTCTGGCTCATACTCGTACcttatagtaggtataggtattcttATGATTCCAAACATTCATTTAGGTAATAAAAGTTTAAAACTTGTTgtctttattttattaaattttcaaaaattcgccagtcaaaaatccaaaaatgaattctagtacctacctaaaattttgttgagggggaggggacgtgttttttttcgatccactcgtaacttggtttcgttcaaaaaagAGAGTGTCGAAATGACGtgcaaaaaagtagttttcaatataggtaggtaatgtaggTATGTTAATTTATTAAgtgatgttttaattttttaaaaagtggatGGCAGTTTCATTATGCATTCAACAATTTTACCTTTACTTGCAGGTGATAATGTATGCAAATGAACACACGTCGCTCCCGAGCTGTGGCCTTGTAAAGTCACTCTGTTGGGGTCTCCTCCAAAATGATTAATATTGTTTTGAACCCATTTCAAGGCCAACGTCTGATCTTTTAGACCGAAATTTCCTGGAATCACCGTATCTCCCGTGCTCAAGAAACCTGCAGGGAAAACAAattataagtacataaatttaaaaaatgttattgtaTATTTTCCTAGCCCGAGAACGTAGgtagtacctacgtacctaatAGATTCAGTTGAGGTTATAAAAGTCAATCAgaagcttcattttttcaactttcagagtttaaatccaaaattttgtctggcgatttcttaaaaattatttgtttagaACAAAAATAGAAACCACCACCCATAGAAGAAGTCATAAAGACAGAATTATGAGTGgtaaatttgatttgatcaagCCCAAttaataagaattttttcaaaaatgaaaaatctgaaaatctgctggagactccagaacgatTCGAAACTAAGCGATTTTAGGGGTCAAGAATGAGATATACTACGTCTACTtgaactaaatttcagttttttcctcagaaaatgaaccaaatttttagtttttgaaacttCGCCAAGAATCAAAAACCAAAGTCCAGCATTGgaaatggtgtaatttttggACGTTCTTTCAACTTTACTTCCATAgaaccaacattttttctacAGACCGACAGCCCTTCTCTTCTTCCTTCTCAAACTAGACTAGATACACCTGGGCAAATCattgtacatacctatgtacgtatATCTAACCTACTGGGAAGATCTTGAAGTATGACTTTTTCCTACATACCAAATACGCCCTGTCGAAAATTCGGATACACAATGATGACGTCATGCTGCATCATAAATTGGGGACCATTTTGAAATGTAGCTCCTTGTTTgaattttcctccaaaaatatACACAATTACAGGAAATCTATCACCTTCTCGAGCATtctatgaaaaagttgtaaaaaaaataatatgttcaCTTTAGAAACCTAGTTCAAACCCATAAAATGATGCACTTTCTCataaagaaatttaatttaattattaggtatacttaccAAAGGTGTGTAAATATCTAAATATAAGCAATCCTCAGAACTTTTGGTTGTATTTGTACCATCGATGATTTGTATGCAAACTGTGGGGAGCTGGGTGGCATCTCGAGTTCCGTCCCATGGTTCAGCTTCAACAGgaggctataaaaaaaaaccaataggTACTATAGGTGAGTGATATATAAACTTACgtatattattgaaatttttcggaatAATTTTCACAAGGGTTAAAGGGCTATCACTTACTTTAAACCTCAATTTTCCAACAGGAGGCTGAGCGTAAGGTATTCCATAAAACGCGTTGAATAATTTACCATTGCGAGCTTCTAAACGTGTCCCATTCAAAGTACCTTGTTTAGTGGTAATTAGCAACGATTCGCCTAAAATACCAAACGCAAAAATCGTTACAAAATTGAACTACGAGTATCTATCAAGTTCACTGCCTTATCATGCAATTGAGCAAATCATCGTAAAGTAGTAGTAAATAAGTGATGAAAAGTGCATAATATGCGACTTCACTTACCAGAGGAGACAGTAAGTACAACAAGAATAATCAACCAACGCATAATGTGACAAAAATTTACTGATCACTTGCAAATAGCCATATTAACTATGTCCTAAATGTCAGAACAAAATACATACGAAAGCTTGCTAAGCACACGCATCGAAGGTGTTCAATTTACAGCCACGCCGATACAAATACAAGTTTATTAGTGCATTTAGATATTAGAACCTGTTTGTATTCGTTTCGTCCACCACGTGAATAGAATGCAGTCCTTGGTATCCTTGAATGAGTTTCAGGTGCATGTCCGTCCGATGTGTACAGTAATACAAAGATCGTAATGGGCCACGCATAGGTACGAtatggttttttttaaatgtgtaggtactaggtacctacttgtgtaGGTAATGttccttaattttttaaatttcggtatagataattattttccgtacctacctatccaaatcttcaaaattttaggaaaaaaaactacccactgtatttttttgcaatttcgtatttagagaaaaaaaatgaaaaaaagttagaTTTACTTACTTCAATCTAAATTAATCcagctcgtttttttttggtagcaaAAAAGTTAAACGTAAGTATtgaaataatataggtacccaCTACCtaaccttcaaaaaaaaaaaaaaaaaaccggtaGCATTGAtgacttcaattttcaattaggttGGTACCTAATTGATTTACGTATTACCTTCACTGTTTTCAGACAGCTT contains:
- the LOC135842709 gene encoding acylcarnitine hydrolase-like, whose protein sequence is MRWLIILVVLTVSSGESLLITTKQGTLNGTRLEARNGKLFNAFYGIPYAQPPVGKLRFKPPVEAEPWDGTRDATQLPTVCIQIIDGTNTTKSSEDCLYLDIYTPLNAREGDRFPVIVYIFGGKFKQGATFQNGPQFMMQHDVIIVYPNFRQGVFGFLSTGDTVIPGNFGLKDQTLALKWVQNNINHFGGDPNRVTLQGHSSGATCVHLHTLSPASKGLFHKVIIQSGVGCCPTGFFGPDVARAITKEFAIKAGCPSVNSSQDMYECFMNMDPNTTTLVPEQMFGI